The sequence gtccaaactttgtgggcttcctgaaaaccctggacgcgtgagaacttcgcacgagaaacgccggcgaacaaggcattgacagcctttgcgttggcctcgtgctcggacacctgaagaggtgtggtccgaacggcaagcacctcgtaagcctggttcctgttatatcccagacctcggctcccatgcactgcaagaaggctctcatgcgaaccttccagtagtcatagtcctcgccggaaaacaccgggatcttcccaagactcgccatggtcgccaagtggttttcgaaccggttaaggtactgaaaacctcaaccaaactctgataccaattgagggaccgaaaccggcgaccagaggggggtgaatgggagccgatcaaaatttctttcgaaatcgatccgtcggcctatatcccaaaaatcaCCACAATCCCTCAAACCTAGGATATGAGAGAGTAGCTATGGATAAGCTATCTCCTTGCGAAAAGCCCTAGGAAGCTACGCGGAAGCAAAAGAGTCAATACGATGCAAATCGCAGAACTCGACTgcagtgaccggtcagaccggtacagcactccggtcagaccggtacagcactccggtcagaccggtcagaccggttggggaGACCAGTTGCTCCCAGAAAAGCTCGGGAACAAGACTTCAAAagttgaatctcgagcaaacgaagtccaaatccaatgaaacttggaggataccttcacaactgtcccgtgaacatatctccaagagatctttcccaaaagattaacagatcgtgagaaatcaagggaagatcaaagaggattggggttttctcaagaactcaaaaactccaattcgtgagaactcgcgattctAGAGGGTTTGGCACTAGCCTAGATGAATCAGAATCGTCACAACGAGTCCATCAAAACACGAATCGAAGAGCTTGACTCCTCCaaatacgaaacacaccaaaaaaggAGAATTCGagcccaaaacgcaagagaggaaggggaggacgaataCTCAGTACACAAGGGTGAATCTTAACCAGATTTCATTCATAAaactcagaggaattcacctatacaaagctagagccatccgcccatcatcctacccactaatttgagagattagctaaaccctaaccctcgtTTGCGTTGGAAACGAAAAGGATTcgaaaagactcaagagactcaaccagccacgggctggtgggggtatttatacccgccgagatcggtcagaccggttccatggaccggtcagaccggttggtaagaccggtcagaccggtgccagggaccggtcagaccggtgccagggaccggtcagaccggttggtttgcAGCatcccctgtacacgatctcatctaaCGGCTggagttctttcttcgaaacgaagtcttctccgcgatgccgccatgttgatgaagatccggttcgcggttttgaagggtccgcgaaacccgggtaggtggccggttttgagaaaaccgccaaaactccacgcgcgggaagattcccgcctccacaccgtggccctagacgccgttcccgcctcggccttctgacagccctagacgccgcccgacgcccgtcacctcctcgcccgccgcgaggccctagacgccgtcgacgcccgtcgcctccgtcagtcccgagactgacgcccgtgcctccacgatttgacgtcttcaaccgccgtccgtctgcttggttttgtggcgcaaaccaagaaacccgccttccgtcgccactTGCGCcatcgatccaggagtggacgccactgctgccgcccggcctgagcttctccatggcagctctccgttgacactcgacgcccgtatACCTGCAACTAaggaccaagcgcacgatcacaccgcacggttgacaattcactcatcacaagcagcatagagtactcaacattcctcattcATTCCTTCTTGAATCTTGATGAGCTGCAGCTAATTGCATATCCAGGCCGGCTAGCTCATGTAAAACAAATAGCAGGGTCATTAGATTATTTTTTCCCCATGTGTCGCAAACCATGAGTTACTGCACACGCAGCATGTTCTGTTGAAGCTTGACAGTTGCCTCAAACACAACACGCCGCCGTCAGCAGCATCCTGTTGGCACGGCAGCACAGGGACAGAATCACAGGTGTACCGTACCCCCAAGCAAAAGCAACTCCCTAAAAAAACACATCACCCACGGCCcgtttggtttggagtaacacAAGTAGTATAAAaattttgatcaataattagaggtactaaACAAAAtcaattacaaaactaactctacaAACCtgtgctacttcgcgagacgaatctaataataccTTTGACTGCGCGTTTGGAGGATGGTTACTGTGGCATCACTGTAGTCTCGATggattactatcattagattcatcgtgaaaaattacacttatccgtaaaaaaattttgcaaataaacttcatttagtactacatgcatgtgaaatttttttcttgTGTGATAGTTGTGATAGAGAAACCAAACAAATCCCACGTGAAGCTCAACTGGCGGGGGCCACCCCAGCAGGCGGAAGCTGACACGGCCCGCTGCTGCCGGGGCCCCACAAGGGCCGTTTTCTTTCGGCTCGGACGTATTTGTGGGTCAAACTTGGGCGCAGCCTCCGGGCCCCACACCCGCACCACGTAGCTGCTCGGATCTTCTGCTCCGGATTCGATGTGATTTCTCAATCTGAAACTGAACGTTTTCTGAACCTGCTGCATTTTCAGAAGACAGTCTCCAGGAAAGATTTGAGTTGGTACAATCTGTTACACCTTGGCTGTGTttaatttcaaaatttctctctccaaatttcactattcacctatcacatcaaatcttttgtctagcattaaatgtaggtaaataaaaaaaactaattttatagttttgatgtacacgacgagacgaatcttttgagggtcatggtaggacaataattaccacaaataaataaaaagtgTTATATTGTGCTATAGCGTCCGATGAGACactttttaccaccattttacagATATAAACACAGCTCATGTAAACTTGGAATATTTTGACCACTATGCATTTTCAACCCAACCATGGAGAATCTGGCCCCATATGTAATGAATGTAACATGTTAGCGTATGAGTGTAATAATACAGAATACCGTAGTACTGCTACTGCCAGGCCAGACAATCAGCAATTAACAAATGGATCACAGAATCTCATCTCGTTTTTTTGTGTGATAAACTTAATTTCATTCAGCTGGCATGACaatgaggaggaggcggccatcAAAGTTTGTTTTCCCTGTACTACTACTTTAGCTAGCAAGAGTTTCTGTGTGGAGGCTGCCTGACAAGCCATGAGTGTTGAGCCTTTCAAAGTCTGTGCCCGTGGCGTCCAGAAAGACGGTTTTGGACCCTTGCTACCAGTACTACTACCTCCTTTTCTTCTCCTAGTTTTGCATTTGCAAACTTGGTACTGCTAATGTAGTGTCTTTAAGCCTCGGCTTGGACTTAATTGGACTGCCGTTTCTACGGCTCATGACTTTCAGTATCCTCTCTTGACGTATCAGTATCAGCAGAGGTTGTTAAGAACTTCACCAGCCATTGGCCATGACTTTCAGAGATATGCATTGCAATTCCACCACATTGGCAAATGACAATGGAGAACTCCAGCAACAACATGCTTCCATGTCCAATAGACGCATTCACCCATACCTCCTGTACTACCCACGGATGATAATAATAGATCACTTGCATTAGATTACTTACACACAAGGGATGCGGATGGGATCATCAGACAGACAGAGCTGTACTGTAACAGGAGGAATCCTGGACCCTATCACCGTGTTATCCTTGCCCTAGGGTTCACAAGTCGCAATACAACAAAACCAGATTGGGAGCCTCTCTACATTCTACCACTGCTGCTACCAGTACAGTACAAAACCACAAATAATCAAGAGCAAAACCCAGGAGGGATTAAAGAAATGCATGGATGGGATAATACTAAGCATGATGCAGTGAGAAGGCAGCATAATTCCTTTCCAATCCCATCCCATCACATCCCTAGGCCCCTCTCTCTCCATCATTTCCTCTCTAATGACATGATGAAGCCCTCAACCCTCGACCTACCTTAATACAACTGTTCACCATTTATCACAGGGAATAATTGTCCCCTCCTTCCATTCTTGATTCTCCTCCCTCCATATATTAATCCCCCTCACCTCCCATGGCATTTCCATTGCCATCCTcattccctctccctcctctctagtctctctctctctttttgaagagaatctctctctccccaccaccaccaccaccaccaccacccctcacaagaagaagcagaaggccATGGAGCTGGACGAGCAGGCCTTCCTGGAGGAGATCCTCTCCCTGCGGAGGGATGCCTGGGACTGCAATGCCATGGGCGACTTCttctccccggcggccgccatggACTGCTCCTTCCAGGACCGccaccagccgccgcccaccgtcAGCGTCCTCCCCACCTTCACGGCCTCCTACGACCAGCCGCAGCCTCAGCCGCACCCCGGGTTCGACTGCCTCAGCGAGGtctacggcgccgccgccgcgttcggGGGGCCCAATGCCGGCGACTACGGCGCCGAGATGGGGTTTCTTGACGTCATCGAGCCCAAGGCGCCGCTGGGGGAGGGCGGCCTCGGGGTCTGCAAGGTGGAGCCCGGCctcgcggagggcggcggcgcgttcggcgccggcgccgcgccgccggccccggcgtCCAAGAAGAAGCGGGTGGAGGGCATGCCGTCCAAGAACCTGatggccgagcgccgccgccgcaagcgccTCAACGACCGCCTCTCCATGCTGCGCTCCGTCGTGCCCAAGATCAGCAAGGTAAGAAATCCAAATCCAAATCCAAATCgaaagagagagggaaaaaatCACTTCTTTCGTGCCTGAAATCAGTAGCAGCAGTTTGAAGATGAAATGTGCCTCCTTTCGTTGTTTGGAATAGATGGACAGGACATCGATCCTGGGCGACACGATCGACTACATGAAGGAACTGCTGGAGAGGATCAAGCTGCTGCAGGAGGAGAtcgacgagcagcagcaggagacgCCGGGCGTGCTGAGCGTGTTCCGGGAGCTCAACCCCAACGAGATGGTGGCCAGGAACACCCCCAAGTTCGACGTGGAGCGCAAGGAGAGCGGCGAGACCCGGGTGGAGATCTACTGTGCCGCCAAGCCCGGGCTGCTGCTGTCGACGGTAAGCACCCTGGAGAACCTGGGCCTCGACATCCAGCAGTGCGTCGTCAGCTGCTTCAACGACTTCGGCATGCACGCCTCCTGCTCTGAGGTACTCCCTCCCTAGGAGAGCATCAATCTTCTTTCTGTGATTCTTTCATGAGTTATACTTGATTGATTCTTTGGGGCAACAAGcatgcttcttgattgattcttTGACGAGCCAAAAGCCTGACGATGATCTTTGGGTGATGGGGAAAAAAAACAGATGCAGAGGGAGAGGATCAGCGCGGACGCGTTAAAGCAGGAGCTGTTCAAGAACGCCGGCTACGGCGGAGGCTGCTTGTAGAGGGGGAGATGGCTGGGCCGGAGGAAGACGAAGATGAAACCCGAGCAGGCAGCAATAAATTTAAATTAAGCTTAAGCAGTAGCGGtggtagcagcagcagtagttGCAGTGAGTAGCGGaaaaggcaggcaggcaggcaggctgaGGCAAAGATTTGGGAGGCCTTTTTGCAATCCATCTCCCCATCATAACCAACCATGTTGTGTACCAAAGCATGTCCTACAACTACCAGCAGCAGCATATGCTGATATGCAGATGCAAAGTGCTGTGGTGAATCTTCTCCTACTATTTAACAAGAGCAAAGCTCGCTGCCTTTCCGCGGCTGCCTCCGAGAAGCTTTGtatctctttctttttggatCAAAAACCCGGAGCTGAATGTCATAAGGCAATTTACCTGACGCATTACGGACGACAGGTTTTTCGCACTCCAGCTGCGAATGTCCCATGATCCCACAGGATAGACAAAAGAACGGGAGCTTCTCATATTGAATATCAAACCACACAGGCGCCCCGTCTCTTTTGGTCTTTCAGCAACACACCACGTCTCGAGGGTTTTGCAACCTCAATTGCTACCCGACTACCCGAGCTCGCAAGAACGGGCCACTGGCCTTCCCGTCCTTATCAACATCCATCTTTTTCACTTCACCAATCAGACCCATGGCCCGCTCGCCACGATGTTGATTCATCCACCCCAACGGAAGATCCAAAATGCGCACCCAAATGTCCATGCGATCAAAAGTGATTTCCGATGGCTTGAGGCCCTCCTGGTAGTCACGCAGTATCACGGCATGCTTCCCAACCACCCATGGTGATCCGCTTAATGCTCGTTCCATATCTTGCTTGAAGTCAAATTCGGCCACAAAGAGATTGTCTCCCTTCATCCCGATCGATCTAATTTTCAAACCTGCCGGGTTCCCCCATGCCGGTTTCATCGCGCCCTGGATCGCAGAAGAGTGCACCGTCGACGGCGACAACACCTTGCCGACCAGTGCCCATTCCACCGTAGGGCCTCCATTatcctcctcatcatcactgAACTCCTcatcacctcctcctcctcagtggTCAGATGCAGGTTTTCCAGCATGTCAGCGACAGACTCGTCTCCGATCCCAGCCATGGCAGCAGATCGAAGAAGAAACAAGAGATGCCGTGCGCAGCGAGTGCAGCACGCACCAGGGCGATCCCGAACCTAAGCGGCAGTGCCCCCTACCCTAGCGGGAATTGATGGTCGACGGCGCCGGACTGGCTAACCGTCGATTTGCGGTGGCCGCCGTAGGGGACTGTTTTTTGTGGTGAAGtaacctcttcttcctccggcggTTCTTTCTGACCCGCGGCATGCCCGTCTCCTGACCTCGTGGCCGAGCCCCTCGACTGTTTAGAAGCAGACGACGATCCGCTCCCATAAGTTAGCCAGTCTGCATCTGCATATCAGCAAATCGACGGTTAGCCAGTCGAGGGCGGGCAAAAGATTTCACCACGGAAGCAGATCAGCGGTGCTTGTCGTATCCCTTGGCGCTCTGCACGGCGAGAGAGGCCGGGCTGGCTGGGGACCAGATCACCCACTGGCCCTCGCTTGCAGGAGAGAGGAGACGACACACCGGGCAGGGGACGCATCATTGACGGATGCATTGACCTCTACTTTACTAGCAGATTagtctatatatatacatacatactgTCTTCTTGAGCTGAGCTAATACAGAGTACTATACTAGTATAGTAGGCAGTAAGCTAATCGGTGTCCGGCCTGAATTTGTAACGGCCCTATCCGCATCTTTCATCTAACCTGATTGCTACCAGTTTCTCTTTTCTAATGCCCAGCAGCCTTGTAAAGGTGGTCAATCTAGACTCCAAAGTTTGTACTCTTCTTGTCGACTCAACAAAGCAAAGCAAGCAACCGTCGTCGCTTTTTCGTAATGcaaggaattttttttgaaaatataatgcGAGTGAGATGATGGCAATGTTAATCCTGAAAGAATGCCAGGGTTGCAACTAGCAGAGCAGAGAGAATCGCACGCGGTTCAGGAATCGGGTGGGAAGGCATGCGATGCAACAGAGAAGCTACTGCTCCGGTCCATCTTGGTTGAGGTGGACCCATGCATGAAGATGAAGGCCGGTGTCAGCCACTGCTAGTGCTAGCCAGAACACGAACCTGCACGCTCCGATGCTGGGCACGGCCGGCGGGATGGCATGGTGGTCCTGCCTCCTGGCCAtggctcctcctccccggcgccgccgcactgTACGGTGCCCGCGCGACGCGGGCGTTCCACCACACTTGCAATGCATGATGGTGGCATGGTATGGGAGCCGATGGGCCGGCGTGCCGAGGAACGACGCCTGGTTCGTGCAATCATTGTGGAGACCAGCCCCGAGCCGACGCCACCGCCCATCATCGCCTGGCAGAGCTGACCTGCGCAGCAGACAGGCAGTGGCTGCTGGCACCCGTCGGCACAGCCACGGCACGACCCGTCTCAGGATTGCCGGCACACGGCGAGGTCAACGCCGACCCAGTGTCCTATCGGGTGCCTGTGCAGATCAAGGCAACGAAAACGCTTCGGATCCATGACGATGATCTGGTGTTCAATACAGAATGGCTGGAAGCTCCACAGGATGCATCAATATGCTCCCATATCGTCTTACGGGGATAACAAATTCACTCTCGCATCATCCTGCTAGCTATCTCAAGACCAAGCACAACAGCAGTGGGGCAGCGATAGGGCTAATAACAAAACGCCACCCTCTGCCCAAAGTTTCTGTCCACCTCTTGCTAGTAATCATGCTTATATACATACTACCTAATTGGAGAGGGGGCCTGTTAGAACCACGCCATCCACCAGATGTACATTTTGCCAAGGTTGCTGAGGGAGACTGCTTCAGCGATCAGGCGGCGTGCTTGGCCTTCCACGGAGAGAGGCAAGGAAGGGCTGGCTTTCACACCCACCACAACTCCCTCGAGCCTTGCTTTGATGTTAGTAATGGCCCTCTGGATGAATCGGTAAACAAGAAACAGATCAGAATCAGTGAGGTTTGTTTTTAGACATGTTAGACACAAACCCGATGCCT comes from Panicum virgatum strain AP13 chromosome 4K, P.virgatum_v5, whole genome shotgun sequence and encodes:
- the LOC120704521 gene encoding transcription factor BHLH3-like; this translates as MELDEQAFLEEILSLRRDAWDCNAMGDFFSPAAAMDCSFQDRHQPPPTVSVLPTFTASYDQPQPQPHPGFDCLSEVYGAAAAFGGPNAGDYGAEMGFLDVIEPKAPLGEGGLGVCKVEPGLAEGGGAFGAGAAPPAPASKKKRVEGMPSKNLMAERRRRKRLNDRLSMLRSVVPKISKMDRTSILGDTIDYMKELLERIKLLQEEIDEQQQETPGVLSVFRELNPNEMVARNTPKFDVERKESGETRVEIYCAAKPGLLLSTVSTLENLGLDIQQCVVSCFNDFGMHASCSEMQRERISADALKQELFKNAGYGGGCL